GTGTAACCGCGTTCCATAAGCCAAAATTCTCCGTCTAACTTCGAATTACTCATAGCAAAGTACTCGCTATGTTCGTAATTTCGGGTTAGTACTCAAATTTTCCCGACTTATGTCACACTCCCTTTTGAAAATATGATGTGTAGCTAAGATTTATTGATAAAGTTCTTATAGTTACACAGTGCTGTATTTTTATTTATTTAGTTTTTCTTTAATTATTTTAGCAGAGTTATCTAACTGAGCTTTTTCTTCAATTGATAGTGTAATTGAATTGACTTCAACTATACCTTTTCGTCCAATAACAGCAGGATATCCAATATAATGATCATATTCTTCGAGATAAACAGAGGTGGGGCAAGCTAGGTGAGCATCTGAGAGGACAGCTTGAGTTAATTTAATTGCACAAGTGGCAATTGCATAACATGTATAATGTTTACCAGAGAAAACTAACCATCCACCCCGGCGTGCTTGTTGATCAAGTGAAGTTAAGTCAAGTCCTTTTTCTTCCGCAAGCTTAATAATAGGATGCCCTTTGACTTCAACAGTTGACCATGCGGTATATTGGGATTCTCCATGTTCGCCTAGAACATATCCACTAATATTTTTGGGATCTTCGTGAAGAGCTTGACCGACTGCCCGTTGCATTCTAGCAGTATCTAGAAAGGTACCTGTTCCGAAGACTTGGTTTTTGCTAAGCCCTGTTTGCTGTTGCAACAATGTTGTAATTACATCACAGGGATTGCTAATGTTGATGAGGACACCATTGAATCCAGAAGTTCTAAGATTTGCGGCAACTTCTTCAACAGCCTCTGCATTAAAGTTGAGTTCTCCAAAACGGTCACCATCCATTTTGATGGAATCAATGTTGCCAAATGCAGTAATAACAACATCAGCATTAGATAGTGAGTCATAATCTTGAGGAATAATTTTAGTAAATGTATCTAAGCGAGCAAGTGTGTCACGCAGATCATACTCTTCTGCTGTTGTTTTTTCATCATTAGTATCAATAATAACTAACTCATCGGCAATTCCTTTGGTAACCAAAGTATAGGCAATTGTTGCACCAACATGACCTAAACCAATTATTCCAATTTTGCGCATTTTGAATCCTCCATTATCAAAAATTTTGGTAAAACACTGTCATCAATTTAAATTTTAAATCAATGAATGTCAAGTAAAAAAAGATTTTAATCTTGACATAACCATCTTTTCAGATAGAATAACCTTGTAAACACTAAATTGAGTAACATAATGAAGAGTAGAGTATATGTATGGTCTTTTGAGAGAGCTCTCGGATGGTGCAAGGGAGTAAAGAAATACATAGAAAATGAACTTGGAATGGTGCTGGCGAATAACCAGTAACGGGTTTGTGTACGTTATTAGCACAATGCTAAATATATATTTAGCTATAGAGGTGTTATCTATGAAGATGGCATAAATCAAGGTGGTAACACGGTGACTCGTCCTTATAAAATATAAAGGGATGAGTCTTTTTTTATGGAAAATAATGCGAATTAGCAGAAAGTAGGATAACTATGAAGAAATTCAAAGTAAGTCTGTTACAGTTAGATGTAAAGTTTGGTGATCCAGAAGCTAATTACAGTAATGTTGAGAAGTATATCGAAGAAGCAGTGCAAGATAAGCCAGATGTGCTTGTGTTACCTGAAATGTGGAATACGGGATATGACTTGGAAAGATTAGAAACTATCGCAGACAAAGATGGACAAAGAACTAAGACTCTTCTCACACGACTAGCTAAACATTTTGCAGTAAATATTGTTGGTGGCTCTGTGGCAACAAAAGAGGATGGAAAGTTTTACAATACAAGTTATATTTTCGATCGTAAAGGACAGTTAATCAGCCAGTATCAAAAAGTTCATTTATTTGGTTTGATGAGCGAAGACGACTTTATTAGTGCTGGTTCAACCCTAAATCAATTCATAATAGATGGTATCAAAGCCGCTGGGGTAATCTGCTATGATATTCGTTTCCCTGAATGGGAGCGTAAGTTGATGTCAACTGGACAGCAAATCCTCTTTGTGAGTGCACAGTGGCCAACCAAACGAATTGAACAATGGAAGATGTTACTGTGCGCACGTGCAATTGAGAATCAATCATTTGTGGTGGCGGTTAACCGCGTTGGTAATGCCCCTAAGGATAGTTTTAATGGTCATTCTTTAGTGATTGATCCCTTAGGCAAGATTTTAGAAGAAGGGGCTACAGATGTAGAAGGAATTTTCACCTGCGAATTTGATTTAGATGATTTAAAAGCAGTACGTGGGAATATACCAGTCTTTGATGACCGCAGAACAGACTTATATTTTTGATGGAGAATAATTATTTAGAAGAAGGAGAAATGCATAATGTTTTTTGAAGAATCAGAGCTTTTGAAGAATTTACCAACACAATTTTTTGCAACACTTGTAGCCAAGGTCAATCAGAAAGTTGCTGCTGGAAATGATGTAATTAATCTTGGACAGGGGAATCCAGACCAACCAACATTTGACTATATTGTTAAAGAGATGCAGAAACAAGCAACACGACCAATCAATCATAAGTATTCTCAATTTAGAGGGCTGC
Above is a window of Liquorilactobacillus hordei DSM 19519 DNA encoding:
- a CDS encoding L-lactate dehydrogenase, which encodes MRKIGIIGLGHVGATIAYTLVTKGIADELVIIDTNDEKTTAEEYDLRDTLARLDTFTKIIPQDYDSLSNADVVITAFGNIDSIKMDGDRFGELNFNAEAVEEVAANLRTSGFNGVLINISNPCDVITTLLQQQTGLSKNQVFGTGTFLDTARMQRAVGQALHEDPKNISGYVLGEHGESQYTAWSTVEVKGHPIIKLAEEKGLDLTSLDQQARRGGWLVFSGKHYTCYAIATCAIKLTQAVLSDAHLACPTSVYLEEYDHYIGYPAVIGRKGIVEVNSITLSIEEKAQLDNSAKIIKEKLNK
- a CDS encoding carbon-nitrogen family hydrolase, producing the protein MKKFKVSLLQLDVKFGDPEANYSNVEKYIEEAVQDKPDVLVLPEMWNTGYDLERLETIADKDGQRTKTLLTRLAKHFAVNIVGGSVATKEDGKFYNTSYIFDRKGQLISQYQKVHLFGLMSEDDFISAGSTLNQFIIDGIKAAGVICYDIRFPEWERKLMSTGQQILFVSAQWPTKRIEQWKMLLCARAIENQSFVVAVNRVGNAPKDSFNGHSLVIDPLGKILEEGATDVEGIFTCEFDLDDLKAVRGNIPVFDDRRTDLYF